The Patescibacteria group bacterium region TGATTAGTAAGGGGGCGCCGGAAGAAATATTTAAGATTTGCAGCTATTATCAAGAAAAAGAGGCTATCAGATCATTAGATGAAAGCGCTTTAAAAAAAGTTAAAGCCACCTATGACGATCTGAGTCGTGAAGGATTACGTGTTCTAGCCGTGGCGTCCAAAGAAATCAAGGAACAGAAAAAAGTTTATCGCGTCGACGAAGAGACGGGTCTTATCCTCCTTGGTTTCATGGCTTTCTATGATCCGCCTAAACTGAGCGCCAAGGAAACTCTTAAACTGATGAAGACTTACGGCGTAGAGATAAAGATCCTGACCGGCGATGCTCCCTTGGTCACGCAAAAAATATGTTCAGAACTTAATCTACAGGTCAAACAAGTAATCAGCGGTGACGAAATAGATCTTAATAAATTAAGCGATGATGAATTATTCCATAAAGCCAGGCCAGCCACTATCTGCGCCCGGCTTTCTCCTAGCCAAAAGGAACGAATAATCAGCGTCCTGAGGAAAAATAATCTAGTCGTCGGCTATTTGGGTGATGGTATTAACGACGCCCCAGCCCTAAAAAGCGCTGATGTCGGCATCTCTGTCGACAATGCCGTCGACGTCGCCAAAGAAAGCGCCGATATTATCTTAATGAAAAAGGGCTTACAGGAACTTATGGACGGAGTTATTGAGGGCCGCAAGACTTTCGGCAATACCATGAAATATCTCATGATGGGTCTAAGCTCTAATTTTGGCAATATGTTCTCCATGATTGGCGCCACTATTTTTCTGCCATTTTTCCCCATGACTGCCGGACAAATTCTGTTTAATAACTTCCTCTACGATGTCTCCCAACTATCCATCCCTTCGGACAGGGTTGATCAAGAATATCTGATCAAGCCGAAACATTGGGATATCCGCTTTATCAAAAGATACATGATCGTATTCGGCCCGATTAGTTCCCTGTTTGATTTTCTAACCTTCTTTCTCCTGTATAAAATATTTGCCTTGAGCGGCGGCGCCTTCCAGGCCGGTTGGTTCATAGAGTCGCTGGCCACCCAGACCCTGGTCATATATATTATCCGCACCAAGAAGATTCCTTTCTTGCAATCAGCCCCGAGCTGGGCTTTGGTTAGCACTACTTTAGCAGCGGTAGGCACCGGCTTGTTATTCGTCATGACTAATCTGAAACACATCCTAGGCTTTGACTCCTTAAGCACTCAAATCCTCTTGGTCTTAGGATTACTAGTAATATGCTACCTACTGATGGTAGAGATAACTAAAAGAATCTTCTATCATTACACCGAAGCCAAAATTCCTTCTATTTCTCACCTTAATTGACAGAAATTAATAATTTTGATAAAAAGAATAAACAAGTATTTTAATACTAGGCCGGTGGACCCGGTCTATTATATTTTATGGAAATCAGAAATATTGCCATTATCGCTCACGTCGATCATGGAAAAACTACAATCACCGATGCTCTCTTGCGCCAGAATGGCGCCGCCGATGATAGCGTCAGCATGGACAGCAACTCGCTTGAGCAAGAACGAGGCATTACTATCTACTCTAAAAATGCCAGTCTTTTTTATAAAGACACTAAAATAAATTTAGTCGATACTCCTGGTCATGCTGATTTCAGCTCTGAAGTCGAACGCATCTTACGCTCAATCGACTGCGTTCTCTTGGTTGTCGACGCTCAAGAAGGTCCGATGCCCCAAACCAAGTTCGTACTTAAAAAATCACTCGAACTAGGCCTCAAGCCCTTAGTAGCAATAAATAAAATTGATAAGCCAGCCGCCCGACCCAAAGCCGTAGAAGAAATGATTTATGAGCTTTTCTTGGATTTAGGAGCCAACGACGAGCAACTAAAATTCAAGACCGTCTATACCATCGGCCGCGAAGGCAAGGCCGGCTTACAGCTAGACCAGCTGGCCAACAACCTTAATCCAGTCTTAGATTTAATATTAGAGAACGTTGCTCCGGCAGCGACAGCGAGCATGCAAGAGGAACAGTTAGCTGCCCAGCCTTTCAACCTGGCTTATGATAATTTCTTGGGACGATGCGCTATCGCCAGGATATACAGCGGCAGTCTGAAAGCCGGGCAAAATGTCTATACTATTAAAATAAACGGCGAGACTCACGCTGGAAAAATTACTAAACTCTTCACCTTCAACGGCCTTAAACGTCAGGAAACGAACGAAGCTGGAGCAGGTGATATCGTCCTTCTCGCCGGCTTGCCGGATATTGATATCGGAGAGACAATCACGGATAACCCCGACCTCGAGGCCCTACCAGCTATCAACATCGACGAGCCGACAATCTGTCTCAGCTTCTTAGTCAATAATTCCCCTTTCGCTGGCCGGGAAGGAAAATTCGTAACTAATCGTCAACTCAAAGAACGCTTAGAAAAAGAGCTGGAGGTTAACGTCGGACTCAAGATAGATTTTTCGGACCCTAGCTTCTATAGGGTTTATGGACGAGGCGAACTCCATATCGCCGTTCTATTAGAAAATATGCGCCGCGAAGGCTATGAAATCCAGGTCTCCCAACCTCAAGTAATTATCAAAGAAAAAGACGGAGGCAAACAGGAACCTTTTGAAGAGGTTCTGATTGATATTCCTGACGCTTACACCGGTGCCATCATTGAGAGTATTTCTAAGCGTCGAGGACGTATGCTTGATATGAAAAGCCATAACGGCCAAACTCGTTTAATCTTTAAGATGCCTACCCGAGGGCTATTGGGCTACCGCAATGATTTTATCATTGCCACTCGTGGTGAAGGCATACTATGTTCTCATTTTACCGGTTTTGATGATTATGTCGGCGATATCGAAAAAAGTGAACTAGGCGCCATGATTTCGATGATAAGCGGTAAAGCCCTAGCCTATTCCCTTTGGAATCTACAGGAAAGAGGCGTACTTTATATTAAGCCCAACACTGAAGTCTATGAAGGCATGATCATCGGTAACGTTGCTAAAGGCAATGACATGACCGTCAATCCTATCAAAGGTAAACAACTAACCAATGTCCGCGCCTCTGGCACCGATGAAGCTATTATTCTGACCCCTCCTTGGGATCTCAGCTTGGAGAGGGGTTTAAGTATCATGAATAAGGATGAATATTTAGAAATTACGCCCCAGAATATCAGGCTTAGGAAACAAATCCTTAAAGAGGTGGACCGCAACCGAGCTAATAGAAAATAATTGAGATAAACAAAAACAGGCCCAAGAGGCCTGTTTTCAATTCCGCTGCGGGACCTGGATTCGAACCAGGATAAGCAGCTTCAAAGGCTGCCGTCCTACCTTTAGACGATCCCGCAAATAACAGCTAGATGTTATAAAAAATATCCGTAAAAGTCAACTGAAAATCGGATATTGATTATGGCTTATGTTTATAAGCTAGATCCTAGCGTATTTTCTAACCGCAAACAAACTGGCGGCTACGTTAATAAACAAAATCACTAAGAATTGCCAACCGAAAATAGGAAAGAATTTATCCAAGAAATAAGCGAGAATGTTAATATTATAACCAGCAAAAAAAGCTTCCAAATAAGGCTGTAGCAAACTCAAAAAGGGATAAAAGACGATAATTATCAAAAGCAAGCTGACTATAGTATAAACTAACGCGGAGGCTAGATAGGGCAAATAGATGAAATAATTTGAAGCGCCGACTAAACGCATGATTTCAATCTCCTGGCGATGAGTATAAATAGCCACTCTGACGGTATTATAGACAACCAGTAAGCTGGTCAAGAAAAATATAGAAATGAGCAAGAAACCAACCTCTTCAACCCGTTTGGTAATTCGATTGATCTTCTCTAATATCAAGGAGTTGTCAGAAAAATCTCGAGATTCAATTACTTCGCTATTAATCCTTTTCAGGCTTTCTATCAAAGCTTCGGTTTGGCTAACATCTTCAGGAGTGATCGTCAGGCTGGGTGACAGAGGATTTTGCCCTAACTCCCTGAGAGCGGCGATAACCTCCTGCTTGTCTTGATTCTGGGCGCGGAACTTTTCTAGAGCCTTATCTCTAGAGACATACAAAACGTTCTTAACGTTAGGCAAAGAGGCGACCTGATCCTTGACCGCGGCAATCTCGCTTTCGGTAGCCTCTGACTTAAAGTATAAACTGATATCCATTCGAGATTTGACCGCCCCGATTGCATTCTGACTAATAAGTTGGACGGTAATCAAAAGGTTGATGGATAACAGTGCTAAAAACAGAATCGTGACCGTAACGGCTGATAGCCAGACATTGCGAATTATATCTTGCAAGCTAAATTTTAAAACACGCCAAAAGAATAACATAATTTTCTTTACAATAAATATTTGCCCTGGGCTTGATCGCTAATGATCACGCCCTTTTCCATGGTAATCACACGACGATGTAAACGATTAACAATATCTTTATTATGAGTCACAAGAATAACGGTAGTGCCAAACTTGTTGATACGCAACAAAAGATTAATGATTTCTTCAGCATTGATAGCATCTAAATTGCCAGTCGGCTCATCAGCTAATAGTATCTTGGGCTGATGAACTAAAGCGCGGGCAATCACGGCTCTTTGCTGCTCGCCGCCGGAAACTTCACGAGGATAACGGTTGGCCTTATCTTCTAGACCGACAATTTTTAGGACGCTTGGTACGATCTTTTTAATCTTGCTCACCGGACTTCCGCAAACCTCCAGAGCAAAAGCGACATTCTCTTGCAAGGTTTTCTTAGGTAAAAGTTTAAAATCTTGAAAAATAACTCCGATTTGGCGACGCAAGAACGGCACTTCCCGCTTACTTATTTTGGTAATATCCCAATCACCAATAACTACTTGCCCCGAATCGATTCTTTCCTCGCCAATCAAGACTTTCACTAAAGTCGTCTTGCCCGCGCCCGACTGCCCGACAATCGAAACAAACTCGCCGGGACTGATATGCAAACTCAGGCCGTCTAAAACTTTAGAACGTCCGGCATAAGCCTTGGAAGCGTTAGAAATCTTAATCATAAACTTACTTATTTAAAATCCGACTACCAAAATTGATTAGCTGTTCATTATCGGCAAAGCTTTTTTGGCTACTAGTAGCCTTGAAATTCACGACAATCAAATTCCCCTTGGGCGTAGCCACTCTGGTCATCAAACAATAGCCGGCTTCATCCAGGTAACCGGTCTTAGAACCCAAGAACTTATACTTGCTAAGATCTAACAAGCGGTTAGTATTAGTTAAGGAATGCTTCTTTTTGGTATTCCTAGTACTGAACTGATATTTCCAGGTCGTACTGATCTTTTGCAAGGTGGCATTCTTAAAAGCTTCTTTAGTAATTATAGCATAATCCAGGGGTGAACTCATATTTTGCGGGGCTAAACCAGTCGGTTCAATAAATATCGTGTGATTAGCGCCAATCTTTTTAACCCAATCGTTCATCCTCTTAATAAATTCATCCCTCTTTAGACCGCTAACTCTCACCAAGGTCTCGACCGCGTTATTGGCTGACCCGATTAAGGCCGCATATAGGAAATCATTGATCGAAGCCGTTTCTCCATCTTTTAATTTCAAGAGAGCTGCTTCCCCGGGTTTGCAATACTTATAATTCATCTGTTCATCTTGTTTCTTATAAGCGACGACTTTCTTTAAATCGGGTTTAGTATCTAAGAAGATCTTCATGGCTGCTATCTTGGTCAAACTAGCCAAAGGCATGACCTGATCTTGATTCTTACCCCAAAGCAATTGGCCATCCGCCTCTTTGATGATGGCGGCAGCCACAGAGTAAATCTGGGGCTCGCTACTCAAGCTTGGCTTAATAAAATCATCTTCATACAAAGAGAAGCTTAAAGGCTCTATCCTGACAGAAATCAAACCCTCTTTAGTATCAGCAATTTTCTTGAAAGCTTCTTTATCCAAATCTACTACCCGGTCCGGGTGTTTTAAGCGATCGGGGCCGTAATCATTAATCGTGACGTCAACGAACTTGTTATTCTTATTATTATAGACCCTGATAACTGAGCCTTTCTTAAAATCAGGCGAGGCCGCAAAATTGCCTCCCTTATATTTATACCAACTAGCCGTGCCGCTGGTTAGGATCTGGGGCCGGGCAAAAACCGCGATCTTGCCTGATGGATAAGCGAATTGGGCTCGGACTTTGCTTTCACTAGGATAATCGATTGTATTAAGCGGTCGCCAAATATCTCCGTCCAAAAAATACATCTTCTTATAGCTGTTATTCTTGGGATAAGACATCTCTAGATATAAAGGAGAGCTGCTCGCGTTTATAACTGGGCTGGAGGAGGCGTTCAAGCTAAAATCATAAATAGGTCCTAGTTTTTCTAAATACCAAGGCCAAGAAGAGCTAGCTATCGACTCGCTCACTATCCAATCACTAGGCATCGTTCCCGGCAATTCCGGCCGTAAAGCCGCTGCCTGAACCTGAGAAGTAGTAAATAAAAAGATTAATAATAAAGCAAGGCTGTTTTTCAGGATATGTTTCATAAATTGACTTAAAATTTCAATTACGTTTATAATGGATAACAGGCAAGCAGGCGGGTGTCGTATAATGGTTATTATGTCAGCTTCCCAAGCTGAAGACGGCGGTTCGATTCCGCTCACCCGCTCTAAAAAATAAAGGCCGAGATAGCTCAGCTGGTAGAGCAACGCATTCGTAACGCGTAGGTCGTGGGTTCGACTCCCATTCTCGGCTCAAACATTATCTCTGCGTTTGAAAAAAATAACGCCACCATTTCGACCAATTACTACGAGTCGTCGCTGTTGTCGTCGTCGCTCCGCCATCATTTATAGCCTCGCTTTGGACAACCACGACTTTTTCTCCTGGCTTTTTCAGGCCCAAATTAAGACGAGCCTGCTCTTCCAAGGATTCGTTGGATTCTAAATAATCCAACATCGCGCTCAAATCTTTATTCTTACTCTCAAAGTCAGCGATTTCCTGCTGGATATCCTTAATTTCATTAGCTACCGCCCTTTGCTTGGCATAATTTTTCAGCAAAGGGACTAATATTATAAGCAAAAAAATCAAACCAATAAAAAAAACTAGGAGCTGGCTGGTCCAAAAATATGACAGGCGGCGACGCGGCAAGCCTTTGTTCTTGCCGATAAAGCTGGGCTTTGGATTATTCATGATAATTATCTTAAACAACTTATATATTATAATATAAAATCAAGAAATTGGCCAAAATAAAAATGACCCAGAAGGTCATTTTTGTTTTATCCTTGATTTAATTACTAATTTTACCTGATTCGTCTACCCGGGCCTTCGGAGTGACGAAAAACCCCATATATTTGCCACGCAAGAGCCTAACTTGGGCGTCAAGGCAAGGAATCGCGCCAAAAAGTATGATCGTTACCGGGACAAAAACCCATTCGATGACCATAAAGACATTCTTAATAGCTTTATAGCGGCGCGGCCGAGGCGGCAACAAGAGGGCCGAAATCAGGGCTGATAAAATCATACCCACCATGGCTAAATTCATCAAATTACGGCTAACCACCGGTAAATTAATAGATAGGACAGTGGCGTTAAAACGATCCCCTCCTAAAAGCATAGGTAACCAGCCGACGACCGCTATAATCAAGGCGCTCGTGGCCCAAGAATGGAAACCGTAAATTTGAATCAATATATGCTTCATCAGTTTCCGGTGATCAAGCTGGCGCCAGCGCTTAGTAGTATTAAATATCAAATAAGGGATATTTTCCGCCCCCCAAGCCCAACGGCGCTGCTGCTTATATAAATTAGACGCCGTCTGCCATAAGGTCTGATCCAGGGTAACATCCATCGAGACTGTATGATACAAAGGTTCGACCCGATAGTTGCCATTATAGTAAAGCAAACATTC contains the following coding sequences:
- the mgtA gene encoding magnesium-translocating P-type ATPase, producing MEKIFKLQDIKDKKPVELFNLLKSRPEGLSENEAKKRLELYGSNDLKKRQEINPIVKFVTYFKDPMIIILTLAAIISAATGSSRSAMVIGAMILMSVLLNFYQEHKSNRAAAKIAARLNIFTTALRQGKKSKIAAHTVVPGDIILLSAGDIVPSDGIILEADDFFLNESVLTGESLPVEKSADQSHNLVFSGTNVVSGFSKMLTIKTGEQTEFGSIAKNLDKKEEANAFELGIKKFGFLIIRTIAIIVAIIFLLNAILKKDVVESLIFSIAVAVGVMPELLPMIISVTMSRGSIRMSKRGVLVKKLNSIPDFGSMDILCTDKTGTLTQDKITVIKHVDPFGKDSRSVFENAYINGYFETGIKSLLDQAILDHDQIETSSLKKIEEIPYDFNRKRSSIICAEGNNLKMISKGAPEEIFKICSYYQEKEAIRSLDESALKKVKATYDDLSREGLRVLAVASKEIKEQKKVYRVDEETGLILLGFMAFYDPPKLSAKETLKLMKTYGVEIKILTGDAPLVTQKICSELNLQVKQVISGDEIDLNKLSDDELFHKARPATICARLSPSQKERIISVLRKNNLVVGYLGDGINDAPALKSADVGISVDNAVDVAKESADIILMKKGLQELMDGVIEGRKTFGNTMKYLMMGLSSNFGNMFSMIGATIFLPFFPMTAGQILFNNFLYDVSQLSIPSDRVDQEYLIKPKHWDIRFIKRYMIVFGPISSLFDFLTFFLLYKIFALSGGAFQAGWFIESLATQTLVIYIIRTKKIPFLQSAPSWALVSTTLAAVGTGLLFVMTNLKHILGFDSLSTQILLVLGLLVICYLLMVEITKRIFYHYTEAKIPSISHLN
- the ftsE gene encoding cell division ATP-binding protein FtsE, translating into MIKISNASKAYAGRSKVLDGLSLHISPGEFVSIVGQSGAGKTTLVKVLIGEERIDSGQVVIGDWDITKISKREVPFLRRQIGVIFQDFKLLPKKTLQENVAFALEVCGSPVSKIKKIVPSVLKIVGLEDKANRYPREVSGGEQQRAVIARALVHQPKILLADEPTGNLDAINAEEIINLLLRINKFGTTVILVTHNKDIVNRLHRRVITMEKGVIISDQAQGKYLL
- a CDS encoding septum formation initiator family protein; translation: MNNPKPSFIGKNKGLPRRRLSYFWTSQLLVFFIGLIFLLIILVPLLKNYAKQRAVANEIKDIQQEIADFESKNKDLSAMLDYLESNESLEEQARLNLGLKKPGEKVVVVQSEAINDGGATTTTATTRSNWSKWWRYFFQTQR
- the typA gene encoding translational GTPase TypA, with the translated sequence MEIRNIAIIAHVDHGKTTITDALLRQNGAADDSVSMDSNSLEQERGITIYSKNASLFYKDTKINLVDTPGHADFSSEVERILRSIDCVLLVVDAQEGPMPQTKFVLKKSLELGLKPLVAINKIDKPAARPKAVEEMIYELFLDLGANDEQLKFKTVYTIGREGKAGLQLDQLANNLNPVLDLILENVAPAATASMQEEQLAAQPFNLAYDNFLGRCAIARIYSGSLKAGQNVYTIKINGETHAGKITKLFTFNGLKRQETNEAGAGDIVLLAGLPDIDIGETITDNPDLEALPAINIDEPTICLSFLVNNSPFAGREGKFVTNRQLKERLEKELEVNVGLKIDFSDPSFYRVYGRGELHIAVLLENMRREGYEIQVSQPQVIIKEKDGGKQEPFEEVLIDIPDAYTGAIIESISKRRGRMLDMKSHNGQTRLIFKMPTRGLLGYRNDFIIATRGEGILCSHFTGFDDYVGDIEKSELGAMISMISGKALAYSLWNLQERGVLYIKPNTEVYEGMIIGNVAKGNDMTVNPIKGKQLTNVRASGTDEAIILTPPWDLSLERGLSIMNKDEYLEITPQNIRLRKQILKEVDRNRANRK
- a CDS encoding permease-like cell division protein FtsX, with protein sequence MLFFWRVLKFSLQDIIRNVWLSAVTVTILFLALLSINLLITVQLISQNAIGAVKSRMDISLYFKSEATESEIAAVKDQVASLPNVKNVLYVSRDKALEKFRAQNQDKQEVIAALRELGQNPLSPSLTITPEDVSQTEALIESLKRINSEVIESRDFSDNSLILEKINRITKRVEEVGFLLISIFFLTSLLVVYNTVRVAIYTHRQEIEIMRLVGASNYFIYLPYLASALVYTIVSLLLIIIVFYPFLSLLQPYLEAFFAGYNINILAYFLDKFFPIFGWQFLVILFINVAASLFAVRKYARI
- a CDS encoding RlpA-like double-psi beta-barrel domain-containing protein, which codes for MKHILKNSLALLLIFLFTTSQVQAAALRPELPGTMPSDWIVSESIASSSWPWYLEKLGPIYDFSLNASSSPVINASSSPLYLEMSYPKNNSYKKMYFLDGDIWRPLNTIDYPSESKVRAQFAYPSGKIAVFARPQILTSGTASWYKYKGGNFAASPDFKKGSVIRVYNNKNNKFVDVTINDYGPDRLKHPDRVVDLDKEAFKKIADTKEGLISVRIEPLSFSLYEDDFIKPSLSSEPQIYSVAAAIIKEADGQLLWGKNQDQVMPLASLTKIAAMKIFLDTKPDLKKVVAYKKQDEQMNYKYCKPGEAALLKLKDGETASINDFLYAALIGSANNAVETLVRVSGLKRDEFIKRMNDWVKKIGANHTIFIEPTGLAPQNMSSPLDYAIITKEAFKNATLQKISTTWKYQFSTRNTKKKHSLTNTNRLLDLSKYKFLGSKTGYLDEAGYCLMTRVATPKGNLIVVNFKATSSQKSFADNEQLINFGSRILNK